The genomic DNA CGCCAGACCCCGCTCGAGACCCGTGCACGGAACAACCCTTAAGGCGATGCGATGACACCACTTGCTGAACGCACTCTCAATACTCGTTGACAGTCTTCAGCCACTGCAATGGGATGAGGGGATGGCGATAGCGAAATCTCATTCGACAGACCCTGCGGATTTTCCTTCGAAAAAGGGGAAGCGCGTCCTTATCGTCGAAGACGACGCTAGCCTGAGTCGACTTCTGGCCATCACATTCAAACTGAAGTTTCCTCATCACAGTTTACGGGTCACTCATTCCGGAAAGGAAACGCTTGAGGCGATTCGTGAACAGAAGCCTGACATCCTTATGGTCGACATTGGCCTTCCGGATATGAGCGGACTCGAGCTGGCCAGGAAATGCCGCGAACTTC from Pelagicoccus sp. SDUM812003 includes the following:
- a CDS encoding response regulator; protein product: MAIAKSHSTDPADFPSKKGKRVLIVEDDASLSRLLAITFKLKFPHHSLRVTHSGKETLEAIREQKPDILMVDIGLPDMSGLELARKCRELPGMSDVQLYSLSGRGEPKDFLASKRAGFKGHLVKPVDMEVLDKFFRD